One genomic window of Arachis stenosperma cultivar V10309 chromosome 10, arast.V10309.gnm1.PFL2, whole genome shotgun sequence includes the following:
- the LOC130955840 gene encoding sm-like protein LSM8: MSDGPGLESLVDQTISVITNDGRNIVGILKGFDQATNIILDESHERVYSTKEGVQQLVLGLYIIRGDNISVVGELDEDLDSNLDLKNLRAHPLKPVIH, encoded by the exons ATGTCAGATGGGCCTGGACTTGAGTCTCTTGTTGATC AAACAATTTCAGTCATCACAAATGACGGGCGGAATATAGTG GGAATCCTGAAGGGTTTTGACCAGGCTACAAACATTATTCTGGATGAGTCTCACGAACGAGTTTATTCTACCAAG GAAGGTGTCCAGCAACTTGTTCTAGGCTTGTACATCATTAGGGGTGACAACAT AAGCGTTGTTGGTGAACTAGATGAAGATTTGGATTCAAACCTGGACTTGAAAAACCTTAGAGCACATCCCTTAAAGCCTGTTATTCACTGA
- the LOC130957943 gene encoding uncharacterized protein LOC130957943 gives MASVLISPCQPQLLKNHRLHGNCHTKSASNSNLVIKCQKTCSFNYRKTINVPLQELPEASFDHYMDDKHRVFRAVFPDKGSTKQLNEGEWRIKMPPIQCLFINVYPTADVRLTFKSNGQDYPPNIPHHVTKILELHFLRWELQGIVSRDFTLDVRGTLYPERKGNHSWLSNEMEMKMSFCSSPAIALIPDSVLQEAMQLVFKRMMDEMRQEFHGKLLADYGRFKRDKSKKNSV, from the exons ATGGCAAGTGTTCTCATTTCTCCATGCCAACCCCAACTACTGAAGAATCATAGGCTACATGGTAACTGCCATACAAAATCAGCATCAAATTCAAACTTAGTAATAAAGTGTCAAAAAACTTGTTCATTCAATTATAGAAAAACTATCAATGTTCCTCTTCAAGAATTGCCAGAG GCTTCCTTTGATCATTACATGGATGACAAACACAGAGTATTCAGAGCTGTATTCCCAGACAAAGGGAGCACCAAACAGCTCAATGAG GGAGAGTGGAGAATCAAAATGCCTCCAATACAATGCTTATTCATAAATGTATATCCAACAGCAGATGTAAGATTAACATTCAAGTCTAATGGACAAGATTATCCACCAAACATTCCTCATCATGTCACCAAAATCTTGGAGCTCCACTTT TTAAGGTGGGAGTTACAAGGCATAGTATCTAGGGACTTTACCTTGGATGTTAGAGGGACTTTATATCCAGAAAGGAAAGGAAATCATAGCTGGCTTAGTAATGAAATGGAGATGAAAATGAGTTTTTGTTCTTCTCCAGCAATTGCTCTCATTCCAGATAGTGTCTTGCAAGAAGCCATGCAGTTG GTTTTCAAAAGAATGATGGATGAAATGAGGCAGGAGTTTCATGGTAAATTATTAGCAGATTATGGTAGGTTTAAGAGGGACAAATCCAAGAAGAATTCAGTTTAA